In Actinoplanes sp. NBC_00393, a single genomic region encodes these proteins:
- a CDS encoding HAD family hydrolase, whose amino-acid sequence MTIRVAMWSGPRNISTAMMRSFSSRADTVVVDEPLYAHYLAVTGLDHPGRDEILASQPTRWQEVAAALTGPLPGHPAIQYQKHMTHHLLPTIGREWLGDLTHAFLIREPSQVVASYARVRGEPTLDDLGYPQQAEIFRTFGGPVVDAADVLRDPEGTLRRLCAGLGFAFDPAMLSWAPGPRETDGVWAPFWYAAVRASTGFAPYDPSAVDVPARLRPLVEAARPYYEELAEHRL is encoded by the coding sequence ATGACGATCCGGGTGGCGATGTGGTCGGGGCCGCGCAACATCTCGACCGCCATGATGCGCAGTTTCTCGTCGCGCGCCGATACGGTGGTGGTCGACGAGCCGCTCTACGCCCACTACCTGGCGGTGACCGGTCTCGATCATCCCGGCCGCGACGAGATCCTGGCGTCGCAGCCCACCCGCTGGCAGGAGGTGGCGGCGGCCCTGACCGGGCCGCTGCCCGGCCACCCCGCGATCCAGTACCAGAAACACATGACCCACCACCTGCTCCCCACGATCGGCCGGGAGTGGCTGGGCGATCTCACCCACGCGTTCCTGATCCGCGAGCCGTCCCAGGTGGTGGCCTCCTACGCGCGGGTGCGAGGCGAGCCGACTCTGGACGACCTCGGCTATCCGCAGCAGGCGGAGATCTTCCGGACGTTCGGCGGTCCGGTGGTGGACGCGGCGGACGTGCTGCGCGATCCGGAGGGCACGCTGCGGCGCCTGTGCGCCGGTCTCGGCTTCGCCTTCGACCCGGCGATGCTTTCCTGGGCGCCGGGTCCGCGCGAGACCGACGGCGTTTGGGCCCCTTTCTGGTACGCGGCGGTGCGCGCTTCCACTGGATTTGCACCCTATGATCCGTCCGCGGTTGACGTGCCGGCCCGCTTACGCCCGTTGGTGGAGGCGGCCCGTCCCTACTACGAGGAACTCGCCGAACACCGCCTCTAG
- a CDS encoding nitroreductase family deazaflavin-dependent oxidoreductase has translation MSDWNTKIIEEFRANEGRVGGPFEGAPMILVHHRGRKSGREIVAPLMYLPHETDPDVMYIFASKGGAPTHPEWYHNLIAAGEASAEVGTASFPVEVKEITGDERDQIFGEQARRYPGFAEYEQKTAGIRVIPVLELTRVR, from the coding sequence ATGAGCGACTGGAACACGAAGATCATCGAGGAGTTCCGTGCGAACGAGGGCCGCGTCGGCGGACCGTTCGAGGGCGCGCCAATGATTCTGGTGCACCACCGGGGACGCAAGAGCGGGCGCGAGATCGTGGCGCCGCTGATGTACCTGCCGCACGAGACCGATCCCGACGTCATGTACATCTTCGCCTCCAAGGGCGGTGCGCCGACGCACCCGGAGTGGTACCACAACCTGATCGCCGCCGGCGAGGCGTCCGCGGAGGTGGGCACTGCCTCGTTCCCGGTCGAGGTGAAGGAGATCACCGGGGACGAGCGCGACCAGATCTTCGGCGAGCAGGCCCGGCGCTACCCGGGCTTCGCGGAGTACGAGCAGAAGACCGCCGGCATCCGCGTCATCCCGGTGCTGGAGCTGACCCGCGTCCGATGA
- the lexA gene encoding transcriptional repressor LexA: protein MLSAEEFDTSVLTERQRRILGVIRDWAVKYGHAPSTREIGDAVGLASTSSVSRHLRQLEDLGFLRRGRTVTRPIDVRMYLEPATPESGSESTVGVPLVGTIAAGTPILAEEETGELLNLPRDLVGRGTLFCLRVQGDSMIDAAICDGDIVVVRQQQEAYNGDIVAAMIDEEATVKVFRRRSGHVLLEPRNPAYEPIDGDRAVILGKVVSVLRRM from the coding sequence GTGCTATCGGCTGAGGAATTCGACACGTCCGTGCTGACCGAGCGTCAGCGCCGCATCCTGGGAGTCATCCGGGACTGGGCGGTGAAATACGGTCACGCGCCGTCCACCCGGGAGATCGGAGATGCGGTCGGCCTGGCCTCGACGTCGTCGGTCAGCCGTCATCTGCGCCAGCTCGAGGACCTCGGGTTCCTGCGCCGGGGGCGGACCGTGACGCGCCCGATCGACGTACGCATGTATCTGGAACCCGCCACCCCCGAGTCCGGTAGCGAGTCGACGGTCGGGGTGCCGCTGGTCGGCACGATCGCGGCCGGCACGCCGATTCTGGCCGAGGAGGAGACCGGGGAGCTGCTCAACCTGCCCCGCGACCTGGTCGGCCGGGGCACCCTGTTCTGCCTGCGGGTGCAGGGCGACTCGATGATCGACGCGGCGATCTGCGACGGGGACATCGTGGTGGTTCGCCAGCAGCAGGAGGCGTACAACGGGGACATCGTGGCCGCGATGATCGACGAGGAGGCGACGGTCAAGGTGTTCCGGCGGCGCTCGGGGCACGTTCTGCTGGAGCCGCGCAACCCGGCGTACGAACCGATCGACGGGGACCGGGCCGTCATTCTGGGCAAAGTGGTCTCGGTGCTACGCCGCATGTGA
- a CDS encoding nSTAND1 domain-containing NTPase produces MAVARIRNQVGQVAGSGFLVAPDLVLTCTHVVRHALDTKFTSEPPDGAVELDFPLPDGVAKARATVVAWTPENSGHRGDTTLLRLTEPLPGLPVARLSPQQTSRDEPVRIFGYALLRAHGPGDVIAGVAVTERAGMLQINTEGELQVERGYSGSPVYRADGGAVVGMVVQTVTGGRSCNAVPVNALLENFAELGEPDPAAASPYRGLQPFEERHADRFHGRADLTATLVEAIRRRPLLIVMGPSGSGKSSLVRAGLVPAVRAAKVESVTDRLFPGEQAETMVARLVLQAIRPDAGSAEERGLAERLRTERSDALAGLARALDERAGDDGLLLFVDQLEEAPPPAVESTIELLHGLVRSARRRPDGTVRVAAVVTLRARVLEDTVGPEVAEAVRRAAIELVRPMSPDELRDAIRAGGVRFEAGLDERILAEAGDEPGRLPLIEFTLERLWQDRGRFDELSIEVYKQLGGVSGALATYADEVLSEQPEEDRERFRAVLTAMARPADDGAGFRRQPLELDGRDAAELVAIKLLARSRLVVVSEPAGRPSYAELAHQALLESWPALREWLTADREFLVWRDRLRTDRKRWVASGEDPDALLRGAALAEAQRWTAARTADLDGADLGFVRAGQARERRRVRVLRTVIAVVTALAVLATLLAVVVVWRSAALADQVRAGVSRQLAAHSQRFRDSNPAKALQFAQAAWHADKTPEAYGALLTQFAMLDRVDRVLPNLWEGAASRIQASDDGQVVVIAGAEDPVVWRGLTGGGPVRVSLAGAAAVDQLQVDPSGRYVAGAADDGTVMFWDLARPDAPRTLSEKVTGGPVSPLQVGNLAFNGDGTRLLVFRVKGTTGANADTTVPDLRVWNLADGTAITSAVSLTDDDFRAYFGPRLGTVAIERTNQVVVADLASGRARTTFRERSARLAGNGATVIDCDTDNLRVRDIASGRTLRSIPIFCGLLTVDGTTNAVVNGAEVVDLRTGSVHRSAMPPVGDSGMAIVTPATGDLVALGVRGELLYRTRPTPATVSARASEADEKTAAPGARWVVTPDGRHAVTIRSSGEIELSETSTGQQIARSRTVPHLKSPHREPQFAITPDNRYLVIAEPDALAVHSLPALTRQRRLPLPEANLDGAVPPPETALGTTVAATGADRVVVLHHGILASWSAGTGEPAGPPLPITDGDAAARFEAAKAFITAVRPGHPHQVAIVLSEGTLQIWSLDQRKVVETVPASAAAGGRSAVFDTTGGLLAVGTRSGTTEIWEATERDAGRPVPSEPFVRVLGFTSERYLLVQSIGSPTNAQLWDIGAGLLLAELPAPDGGGNWTLSDGVLASRAREVSQVIRLDPDSWFQRLCDLNDRPFAAEEVDLLKRDKISVERPCP; encoded by the coding sequence GTGGCGGTCGCGCGTATCCGGAACCAGGTGGGCCAGGTCGCCGGCAGCGGGTTCCTGGTCGCTCCGGACCTGGTGCTGACCTGCACCCATGTGGTCCGCCATGCGCTCGACACCAAGTTCACCTCCGAGCCGCCGGACGGCGCCGTCGAGCTGGACTTCCCGCTGCCGGACGGGGTGGCTAAAGCGCGGGCCACCGTCGTCGCGTGGACGCCGGAGAACTCCGGTCACCGCGGTGACACCACCCTGCTGCGCCTGACCGAGCCGCTGCCGGGCCTGCCGGTGGCCCGGCTCAGCCCGCAGCAGACCAGCCGTGACGAGCCGGTCCGGATCTTCGGGTACGCGTTGCTGCGCGCCCACGGCCCCGGCGACGTGATCGCCGGGGTGGCCGTCACCGAGCGCGCCGGGATGCTGCAGATCAACACCGAGGGTGAGCTGCAGGTCGAGCGCGGCTACAGCGGCTCCCCGGTCTATCGGGCGGACGGCGGCGCGGTCGTCGGCATGGTGGTGCAGACGGTCACCGGCGGGCGGAGCTGCAACGCCGTACCGGTCAACGCCCTCCTGGAGAACTTCGCCGAGCTCGGCGAACCGGATCCGGCGGCCGCGTCGCCGTACCGAGGTCTGCAACCGTTCGAGGAACGCCACGCCGACCGGTTCCACGGCCGCGCCGACCTGACCGCCACGCTGGTGGAAGCGATCCGGCGCCGGCCGCTGCTGATCGTGATGGGCCCGTCCGGCAGTGGCAAGTCGTCGCTGGTCCGGGCCGGTCTGGTGCCCGCGGTCCGGGCGGCGAAGGTCGAGAGTGTCACCGACCGGCTGTTCCCCGGCGAGCAGGCCGAGACCATGGTGGCCCGGCTGGTCCTGCAGGCGATCAGACCGGATGCCGGGTCCGCCGAGGAGCGGGGCCTGGCCGAGCGGCTGCGCACCGAACGTTCGGATGCGCTGGCCGGCCTGGCCCGCGCCCTCGACGAACGCGCCGGTGACGACGGTCTGCTCCTCTTCGTCGACCAGCTGGAGGAGGCCCCGCCCCCGGCCGTCGAGTCCACGATCGAGCTGCTGCACGGCCTGGTCCGCAGCGCCCGGCGCCGCCCGGACGGCACGGTACGTGTCGCAGCCGTGGTGACGTTGCGTGCCCGGGTGCTGGAGGACACCGTCGGCCCGGAGGTCGCCGAGGCGGTCCGGCGGGCCGCGATCGAACTGGTCCGCCCGATGAGCCCGGACGAGCTGCGCGACGCCATCCGGGCCGGTGGTGTGCGGTTTGAAGCCGGTCTGGACGAGCGGATCCTCGCCGAGGCCGGTGACGAGCCCGGTCGGCTGCCGCTGATCGAGTTCACCCTGGAACGGCTGTGGCAGGACCGCGGCCGCTTCGACGAGCTGTCGATCGAGGTGTACAAACAGCTCGGCGGCGTCTCCGGCGCCCTGGCCACCTACGCCGACGAGGTTCTGAGCGAACAGCCGGAGGAAGACCGGGAACGGTTCCGGGCGGTGCTGACCGCGATGGCCCGGCCCGCGGACGACGGCGCCGGGTTCCGGCGCCAGCCGCTGGAACTCGACGGCCGTGACGCCGCGGAACTGGTCGCGATCAAGCTGCTGGCGAGGAGCCGGCTCGTCGTGGTGTCCGAGCCGGCCGGCCGCCCGAGTTACGCCGAGTTGGCACACCAGGCCCTGCTCGAGAGCTGGCCGGCGCTGCGGGAATGGCTCACCGCGGACCGCGAGTTCCTGGTCTGGCGCGACCGGCTGCGCACCGACCGGAAACGCTGGGTGGCCTCCGGCGAGGATCCGGACGCGCTGTTGCGGGGCGCCGCCCTGGCCGAGGCCCAGCGGTGGACGGCCGCGCGCACGGCCGACCTCGACGGGGCCGACCTCGGGTTCGTGCGGGCCGGCCAGGCGCGGGAGAGGCGGCGGGTGCGGGTGCTGCGTACCGTGATCGCGGTTGTCACCGCTCTGGCGGTGTTGGCGACGCTGCTCGCGGTGGTGGTCGTCTGGCGCAGCGCGGCCCTGGCCGATCAGGTCCGGGCAGGCGTTTCGCGGCAGCTCGCCGCGCATTCCCAGCGCTTCCGCGACAGCAATCCGGCCAAGGCCCTGCAGTTCGCGCAGGCCGCGTGGCACGCGGACAAAACCCCGGAGGCGTACGGGGCGCTGCTCACCCAGTTCGCCATGCTCGACCGGGTCGACCGGGTTCTCCCGAACCTGTGGGAGGGCGCCGCGAGCCGGATCCAGGCCAGCGACGACGGGCAGGTCGTGGTGATCGCCGGCGCTGAAGACCCGGTGGTCTGGCGCGGGCTGACCGGTGGCGGGCCGGTCCGGGTGTCATTGGCCGGCGCCGCGGCGGTGGACCAGCTCCAAGTCGATCCATCCGGCCGGTACGTGGCGGGAGCGGCTGACGACGGCACGGTGATGTTCTGGGATCTGGCCCGGCCGGATGCTCCCCGGACCCTGTCCGAGAAGGTCACCGGCGGACCGGTGAGCCCGCTGCAAGTCGGCAACCTCGCCTTCAACGGCGACGGGACCCGCCTGCTGGTGTTCCGGGTGAAAGGGACGACGGGCGCGAACGCCGACACCACGGTTCCCGACCTGCGCGTGTGGAATCTGGCCGACGGCACTGCGATCACCTCGGCGGTCTCGCTGACCGACGACGACTTCCGCGCCTACTTCGGCCCGCGCCTCGGCACGGTCGCGATCGAGCGCACGAACCAGGTGGTCGTCGCCGACCTCGCGTCGGGCCGGGCCCGCACCACCTTTCGTGAGCGCAGCGCCCGGCTGGCCGGCAACGGCGCGACGGTCATCGACTGCGATACCGACAACCTGCGGGTGCGCGACATCGCGTCCGGCCGGACACTGCGGTCGATTCCGATCTTCTGCGGCCTGCTGACCGTTGACGGCACCACCAACGCGGTCGTCAACGGCGCTGAGGTGGTCGACTTGCGGACCGGCTCGGTGCACCGCAGCGCCATGCCGCCGGTCGGCGACTCGGGAATGGCCATTGTGACCCCGGCGACGGGCGATCTGGTGGCCCTCGGTGTGCGCGGGGAGTTGCTCTACCGCACCCGGCCCACCCCGGCCACTGTCTCCGCGCGCGCGTCAGAGGCCGACGAGAAGACTGCCGCACCGGGCGCCCGGTGGGTGGTCACGCCGGACGGCCGGCACGCGGTGACGATCCGCAGCTCCGGCGAGATCGAACTGTCGGAGACCTCGACCGGCCAGCAGATCGCCCGATCTCGGACGGTGCCCCACCTGAAATCCCCGCACCGGGAACCGCAGTTCGCCATCACCCCGGACAACCGTTATCTGGTCATCGCCGAGCCGGATGCCTTAGCCGTCCACAGTCTTCCGGCGCTGACCCGGCAGCGGCGTCTCCCGCTTCCCGAGGCGAACCTCGACGGCGCGGTGCCCCCACCCGAAACGGCGTTGGGCACCACGGTCGCCGCGACCGGCGCGGATCGGGTCGTGGTGCTGCATCACGGCATCCTGGCCTCGTGGAGTGCCGGCACCGGCGAACCGGCCGGCCCGCCGTTGCCGATCACCGACGGTGACGCCGCGGCCCGTTTCGAAGCCGCCAAGGCCTTCATCACGGCGGTCCGGCCGGGCCATCCGCACCAGGTCGCGATCGTCCTGAGCGAGGGGACGCTGCAGATCTGGAGCCTCGACCAGCGAAAGGTCGTCGAGACCGTCCCCGCCTCGGCGGCGGCCGGCGGGCGGTCCGCGGTGTTCGACACCACCGGCGGCCTGCTCGCCGTCGGCACCCGCTCCGGAACCACCGAGATCTGGGAGGCCACCGAACGGGACGCCGGCCGGCCCGTGCCCTCGGAACCCTTCGTCCGGGTGCTCGGGTTCACCAGCGAGCGCTATCTCCTCGTCCAGTCGATCGGTTCGCCGACGAACGCCCAGCTCTGGGACATCGGTGCCGGGCTGCTGCTCGCGGAACTGCCCGCGCCCGACGGCGGCGGCAACTGGACACTGAGCGACGGCGTCCTGGCCAGCCGGGCCCGGGAGGTCAGCCAGGTCATCCGGCTCGACCCGGATTCGTGGTTCCAGCGGCTGTGCGACCTCAACGACCGCCCCTTCGCCGCCGAGGAAGTCGATCTGCTGAAGCGTGACAAGATCTCCGTCGAACGGCCCTGCCCATGA
- a CDS encoding nSTAND1 domain-containing NTPase: MSNREPVAVARIRDDAGRLVGTGFLVAPDLVLTCTHVVLAALGADFAGEPADDTVDLDFPLADGAARAQAHVLGWTAQDAGSRGDIALLKLTAAPRGQLPAAKLRPVRIGRDEPVRIFGYALQRAQGPGDVITGVAVSERAGLLQINTAGELQVERGFSGSPVYNPETGAVAGMVVTAVSGKYSCNAVPINAVLDTFPELGEPDPAAGSPYRGLEPFEERHAAWFKGRDAVIGRLAAAVRERPLLIVMGPSGSGKSSLIRAGLVPAVRAREAKIVTARLRLGERIETLVARLIMPVLDPDADDPARLAERLRTEPADTLSTLAGELDDRAGDHGLLLFVDQLEEAAPEAVHAAIVLLDGLVRAARRRPDGTVRVAAVVTLRAGVLEETLSAEIAGAVNRARIELVPPMSRDELRAAIRAGNVGFEDGLDERILADAGSEPGRLPLIEFTLELLWQRRRRFDELTVEAYEELGGVSGALATYADQVLDQQPQDDRERIRTVLTAMARPSDDGSGFRRRPLDLSGLAEPERAVVDELAARRLVVVTKPDGRAAFAEPAHQALLESWPTLAEWLAKDREFLTWRDQLRTDRARWTAAGHDPDALLRGASLSAARQWAGERGPDLSADDLDFVRTSRNREKRRVRALGTVVAVVSILAVVAGSLALVAARRSAALAEQVQASASRQLAAHSLRFRDTDPAKALQFAQAAWRAGKTPEAYGALLTQYAMLDPVDRVFQGLWQGTPERIQTSDDGRVAVITGPAAAAVVTGLTSDEPALVTLPGAETVDALEVNPTGRYIAGADSDGTVAVWDLERPGSPRVLAGPVDADRPDLRGLDNIAFSRDGTRLLVFRSVNPFNVNTASGPAVPDLRIWDLADGKSVPAAVPVGATAYRVAFGPSAGTVAIARSEGVVVHDLASGRLRRTIPGQLVALAEHGVSVVDCANKTLRVRETATGAVRSGIPRASCEAADIDGTTNMAVLDGRFLGKETNAVLNVVDLRTGTSYRGVLPPVIDLTFAPILDQLAIVRGSVGVPIALGLRSDLLYRMALTVARPVRAHDDVVENAAWVLTPDERSALTFYRSGRIELSDAATGDQVAKMEGPALAWQFDAGERGREFAITPDSRRLLITEPGGLAAYSLPRLAPLWRRDLPKPDLSELAAGSSSSMVSSVTMSGPDRVTVLHHGILTSWTASTGEPDGPPLPLAVRDVKARYQAGFARIKDVRPGDPDQIVIARVSGKVEIWDLGSREPVSGPPPQAVTFGGSAVFDKHGKRLAVVTATDSEVWDLDTSQRRRPIRAGGAGTEIIGFTPEGYLLTAPSGNPEPVNVWDVNAGLMLAQTAALDEDSPWTLRGDVLASRSPAGSRVIRLNPEAWFERLCALSTRDFTAEERELLERDDAPTDPPCS, from the coding sequence ATGAGCAACCGTGAGCCCGTCGCGGTCGCCCGGATCCGTGACGACGCCGGCCGTCTCGTCGGCACCGGTTTCCTCGTCGCGCCCGACCTGGTCCTGACCTGCACGCACGTCGTCCTGGCCGCGCTCGGTGCCGACTTCGCCGGGGAACCGGCGGATGACACCGTCGACCTGGACTTTCCGCTCGCTGACGGCGCCGCCCGCGCCCAGGCGCACGTGCTCGGATGGACCGCGCAGGACGCCGGGAGCCGTGGTGACATCGCGCTGCTCAAGCTCACCGCCGCGCCGCGCGGGCAACTGCCGGCCGCCAAGTTGCGGCCGGTGCGCATCGGCCGGGACGAGCCGGTTCGGATCTTCGGGTACGCCCTGCAGCGCGCCCAAGGCCCAGGCGACGTGATCACCGGTGTCGCCGTCAGTGAACGCGCCGGGCTCCTGCAGATCAACACCGCGGGCGAACTGCAGGTCGAGCGGGGCTTCAGCGGCTCGCCGGTGTACAACCCGGAGACCGGCGCGGTGGCCGGCATGGTCGTCACCGCGGTCAGTGGCAAGTACAGCTGCAACGCTGTACCGATCAACGCCGTCCTGGACACCTTCCCCGAGCTCGGGGAGCCGGATCCGGCTGCCGGCTCACCGTACCGGGGCCTGGAGCCGTTCGAGGAACGGCACGCCGCCTGGTTCAAGGGCCGCGACGCAGTGATCGGCCGCCTGGCCGCCGCGGTCCGCGAACGGCCACTGCTGATCGTCATGGGCCCGTCCGGCAGCGGCAAGTCCTCCCTGATCAGGGCCGGTCTGGTGCCCGCCGTGCGAGCCCGCGAGGCGAAGATCGTCACCGCCCGGCTGCGGCTCGGCGAGCGGATCGAGACCCTGGTGGCGCGCCTGATCATGCCGGTGCTCGACCCGGACGCCGACGACCCGGCCCGGCTCGCCGAGCGGCTGCGCACCGAACCCGCCGACACCCTCTCCACACTGGCCGGCGAGCTCGACGACCGGGCCGGCGATCACGGCCTGCTGCTCTTCGTCGACCAGCTCGAGGAGGCGGCTCCGGAAGCGGTGCACGCCGCGATCGTCCTGCTCGACGGCCTGGTCCGGGCCGCGCGACGCCGCCCGGACGGCACTGTCCGGGTCGCTGCGGTGGTGACGCTGCGCGCCGGCGTGCTGGAGGAAACCCTGAGCGCCGAGATCGCCGGCGCGGTCAACCGGGCGCGGATCGAACTCGTCCCACCGATGAGCCGCGACGAACTGCGAGCCGCGATCCGCGCCGGCAACGTCGGTTTCGAGGACGGCCTGGACGAGCGGATCCTCGCCGACGCGGGTAGCGAACCGGGCCGGCTGCCGCTGATCGAGTTCACCCTGGAACTGCTGTGGCAGCGCCGCCGCCGGTTCGACGAACTGACCGTCGAGGCCTACGAGGAACTCGGCGGCGTCTCCGGTGCTCTCGCCACCTACGCGGATCAGGTCCTGGACCAGCAGCCACAGGACGACCGCGAGCGGATCCGGACGGTGCTGACCGCGATGGCCCGCCCTTCCGACGACGGTTCCGGTTTCCGGCGGCGGCCTCTCGACCTGTCCGGCCTGGCCGAGCCGGAGCGGGCGGTCGTCGACGAGCTGGCCGCCCGCCGGCTCGTCGTGGTCACCAAACCGGACGGCCGCGCTGCGTTCGCGGAGCCCGCACATCAGGCTCTGCTGGAGAGCTGGCCGACGCTCGCCGAATGGCTGGCGAAGGACCGCGAGTTCCTGACCTGGCGCGACCAGCTGCGCACCGACCGGGCCCGATGGACTGCTGCCGGGCACGACCCGGACGCGCTGCTGCGCGGAGCCTCGTTGAGTGCGGCTCGGCAATGGGCGGGTGAGCGTGGGCCCGACCTGAGCGCCGACGACCTCGACTTCGTGCGGACCAGCCGAAACCGGGAGAAGCGGCGGGTGCGCGCCCTGGGTACCGTGGTCGCGGTTGTCTCGATCTTGGCCGTGGTGGCCGGTTCGCTCGCCCTCGTGGCCGCGCGGCGCAGCGCGGCTCTGGCCGAGCAGGTGCAAGCTTCCGCTTCGCGGCAGCTTGCCGCACATTCGCTGCGCTTCCGCGACACTGATCCGGCGAAGGCGTTGCAGTTCGCTCAGGCTGCGTGGCGCGCAGGCAAGACCCCGGAGGCGTACGGGGCACTGCTCACCCAGTACGCCATGCTCGACCCGGTTGATCGGGTCTTTCAGGGCCTCTGGCAGGGAACTCCTGAGCGCATCCAGACCAGCGACGACGGCCGGGTCGCGGTGATCACCGGTCCCGCCGCTGCAGCGGTAGTGACGGGGTTGACCAGCGACGAGCCGGCCTTGGTGACGCTCCCGGGCGCCGAGACTGTGGACGCGCTCGAGGTAAACCCCACCGGCCGCTACATCGCCGGGGCTGACTCCGACGGCACCGTCGCCGTCTGGGATCTCGAGCGGCCCGGGTCGCCGCGCGTGCTGGCCGGGCCGGTCGACGCCGACCGGCCCGACCTGAGAGGTCTCGACAACATCGCGTTCAGCCGCGATGGGACGCGCCTGCTGGTCTTCCGGTCGGTCAACCCCTTCAACGTCAATACCGCCTCTGGTCCGGCGGTACCCGACCTGCGGATCTGGGACCTGGCCGACGGTAAATCGGTGCCCGCCGCGGTGCCGGTGGGTGCTACGGCTTACCGCGTTGCCTTCGGGCCTTCGGCGGGAACCGTGGCGATCGCCAGGTCGGAAGGGGTAGTGGTGCATGACCTCGCTTCCGGCCGACTCCGGCGGACGATTCCCGGGCAGCTCGTGGCGCTGGCCGAGCACGGCGTGTCCGTCGTGGACTGCGCGAACAAGACGTTGCGGGTTCGCGAGACCGCTACAGGCGCGGTCCGCAGCGGCATCCCCCGGGCTTCGTGTGAGGCGGCCGACATCGATGGCACCACTAACATGGCTGTCCTCGACGGGCGGTTTCTAGGTAAGGAGACCAACGCGGTCCTCAATGTGGTCGATCTGCGCACCGGCACCAGCTACCGCGGGGTGCTGCCGCCGGTGATCGACCTGACGTTCGCCCCCATTCTCGATCAGCTCGCGATCGTGCGGGGCTCCGTCGGTGTGCCCATTGCGCTCGGCCTGCGGAGCGACCTTCTGTATCGCATGGCGCTCACCGTCGCCAGGCCGGTCCGTGCTCACGACGATGTGGTTGAGAATGCCGCCTGGGTCCTGACACCCGACGAGCGAAGCGCGCTGACCTTCTACCGGTCCGGCCGGATCGAGCTTTCCGACGCGGCGACCGGCGACCAGGTGGCGAAGATGGAGGGGCCGGCACTGGCCTGGCAGTTTGACGCCGGTGAACGCGGGCGTGAGTTCGCCATCACACCGGACAGCCGCCGTCTCCTGATCACCGAGCCGGGTGGGTTGGCGGCCTACTCGCTGCCCCGCCTGGCTCCCCTCTGGCGCCGGGATCTGCCGAAACCGGACTTGAGCGAGCTCGCTGCTGGCAGTTCTTCAAGTATGGTCAGCTCAGTCACCATGTCCGGCCCCGACCGCGTGACGGTCCTGCACCACGGGATCCTCACCTCGTGGACTGCCAGTACCGGCGAGCCGGACGGCCCGCCGCTCCCACTGGCCGTCCGGGATGTCAAAGCCCGCTACCAGGCCGGATTCGCCCGCATCAAAGACGTCCGGCCGGGAGACCCAGACCAAATCGTGATCGCCCGGGTGAGCGGAAAAGTAGAGATCTGGGATCTCGGATCGCGTGAACCGGTGAGCGGGCCTCCACCGCAGGCCGTCACATTCGGTGGATCCGCGGTCTTTGACAAACACGGGAAACGACTCGCCGTCGTGACCGCGACCGACTCCGAGGTCTGGGATCTGGACACTTCTCAGCGGCGCCGGCCGATCCGCGCAGGTGGGGCGGGCACGGAGATCATCGGCTTCACTCCGGAGGGCTACCTGTTGACCGCGCCCAGCGGCAATCCCGAACCGGTGAATGTATGGGACGTGAACGCTGGGCTGATGCTCGCCCAAACGGCCGCACTGGACGAGGACTCGCCTTGGACGCTGCGTGGTGACGTCCTCGCCAGCCGCAGCCCGGCTGGCAGCCGAGTCATCCGGCTCAATCCGGAAGCCTGGTTCGAGCGGCTGTGCGCCCTCAGCACCCGCGATTTCACCGCCGAGGAGCGCGAACTGCTGGAACGCGACGACGCGCCCACCGACCCGCCGTGCTCATGA
- a CDS encoding CU044_2847 family protein, which yields MTTVVVMPLDDGGSVLVEVPDEPGSLENVGRPDALKHAQETLQQALARIRPAATAIRDSIREMADPPERIGVEFGVKVTAEAGVVVARAKSEANFTVRLEW from the coding sequence ATGACAACGGTCGTGGTGATGCCCCTGGACGACGGCGGTTCGGTGCTGGTGGAGGTGCCCGACGAGCCCGGCAGCCTGGAGAACGTCGGCCGCCCCGACGCGCTCAAGCACGCGCAGGAGACGCTGCAGCAGGCGCTGGCCCGGATCCGCCCGGCGGCCACCGCGATCCGGGACAGCATCCGGGAGATGGCCGACCCGCCGGAGCGGATCGGCGTCGAGTTCGGCGTGAAGGTGACCGCCGAGGCCGGCGTGGTCGTCGCCCGCGCCAAGAGCGAGGCCAACTTCACCGTCCGCCTGGAGTGGTGA